A DNA window from Azotosporobacter soli contains the following coding sequences:
- the lplT gene encoding lysophospholipid transporter LplT, whose protein sequence is MPKASAFNALLSAQFLSAFVDNMILFIVLAIIRRDSYPDFYLPFVQSTFLAAYIIWSPWVGRFADKHPKASVLMIGNAIKGFGVILLLLHSNPAVSYGVIGLGAAVYSPAKYGILPLLTNSEAELLRANSKLESFTILAILLGSVGGGFLSSLSVTLSLTLGVLLYGISFALNALIPKDAGNPAIRYQNAVGQFFGDTAHLLRQSPSHYSLIGTGSFWLASAVLRMIIFAWLPLTLGITSSASISLIIAVTGIGITIGAAVTPLLISLQHYQRTLWFGLGMGIAILGLLAVDTLPPTLLLLLFIGALGGIYIVPMNAVLQQVGHHSIGAGKTIAVQNFIENTFMFAGVFAYTWASKSQIATNTCLAASGIAFLLLVLYLFLYARRK, encoded by the coding sequence ATGCCTAAAGCGTCCGCGTTCAACGCGTTGCTCAGCGCCCAATTCCTGTCTGCCTTCGTCGACAACATGATCCTGTTCATCGTCCTTGCGATTATTCGTCGTGACAGCTATCCCGACTTTTATCTGCCCTTCGTCCAGAGCACGTTCCTCGCCGCCTATATCATCTGGTCGCCGTGGGTCGGCCGCTTTGCCGATAAGCATCCCAAGGCTTCCGTCTTGATGATCGGCAACGCCATCAAAGGCTTCGGCGTCATTCTGCTGCTGCTTCACAGCAATCCCGCCGTCAGTTACGGCGTCATCGGCCTGGGCGCAGCTGTCTACAGCCCTGCCAAATACGGCATCCTTCCGCTGCTGACGAACAGCGAGGCCGAACTGCTGCGCGCCAATTCGAAACTGGAAAGCTTCACAATTTTGGCGATCCTGTTGGGCTCGGTCGGCGGCGGTTTTCTCTCAAGCCTCTCCGTCACGCTGTCGCTGACGCTCGGCGTCCTTCTGTACGGCATATCTTTTGCGCTCAACGCGCTGATTCCGAAAGACGCCGGCAATCCGGCGATCCGCTATCAAAATGCGGTCGGCCAGTTCTTCGGCGACACCGCCCACCTGCTCAGACAAAGCCCGAGCCACTATTCTTTGATCGGCACCGGCTCCTTTTGGCTGGCGTCCGCAGTGCTGCGCATGATCATCTTCGCCTGGCTGCCGCTGACGCTCGGCATCACCAGCAGCGCCTCGATCAGCCTGATCATTGCCGTCACCGGCATTGGCATCACAATCGGCGCGGCCGTTACGCCCTTATTAATCAGCCTGCAGCACTATCAACGCACGCTCTGGTTCGGTCTCGGCATGGGCATCGCCATCCTCGGCTTGCTCGCAGTGGATACGTTGCCGCCAACCCTGCTGCTGCTGCTTTTCATCGGCGCCTTGGGCGGCATCTATATCGTGCCGATGAACGCGGTGCTGCAGCAAGTCGGCCATCACAGCATCGGCGCCGGCAAGACGATCGCGGTGCAAAATTTCATCGAAAACACCTTCATGTTTGCCGGCGTCTTTGCCTACACCTGGGCCAGCAAGTCCCAAATCGCGACCAACACCTGCCTCGCCGCCTCCGGCATCGCCTTTTTGCTGCTGGTGCTCTATCTGTTCCTCTACGCCCGGCGGAAATAA